From the Trifolium pratense cultivar HEN17-A07 linkage group LG4, ARS_RC_1.1, whole genome shotgun sequence genome, the window ACCAAATTGCCCCAAAAACCATTGCAATAACACATTCTATATTAATACACGCTAGACAGTTGCCCCTGTGAGTATAACTCAGGTGATAGAAACTTTGCAATACGTAGAGACCAAAGTtcaaatctaatttttttcatttattcaccttaaaagtgaaattcAGACCACTAGAGtattatgacaaaaaaaaaaacacacattaGACAGCTAGCTATGTAATGAATGAATATACCTACACTACAGGCTACAAGTCAGCACAAAAAATAGactaaaaattgcttttttcctTCTCAGCAACCCAACTCAGTCCTACATTTTTTtcccttaaaaaaaacacatcaaGTCTTCCACTCCTAATAATAATCCACATATTAAGACAAATTCAGCTGAGGCATTAGTCACCTAACCCAACCTAATACATTGATTTGCATATCTAACGGCTGAAGATACCCTTAACTAGTCATCACTAGAAAAAATAAGTCATTCACTCACAATCCAACCACAATTTTGTCAAACATGATAATAAATATTTGCACACTGTTCTCCAAACTAGACTTTGAGGGTTGCAAATTTTTTCGTCTAAATAAACCGGTGTTTGATCATATAGTGCAACTACAAAACATAAGGCTAAACACACCAACATTTTGTGAACTACGACTTGTGCACGTGTATGAATCTGTAATGCAAGAGTTGTATATATATTTAGAGTTGATGAACATGAACAGTTGTGGTAGTCACTGCAGAAAATGAGGGTGAAAAATTCATAGATGAGttatatatgaaaatttatattcaaaACTGGTTCTTGAATTTTTCACCCTCAATTTTATGAGAataccaaacggaccctaagtaCTTCTTTATGTTATACATTGTTTGCAGAAACATGAAAAAAAGGCTAATAATAAACCATAAGACATGGTAAACAGCCTactaaattttcaaaatgtaaCAGTTGTGTATCAATATCTGTAGCTCTATAAGATCAAAAAATATTTCACTGATATATCACCTCTTACGAGAGCAACAGTTTTGAGATGGAATGCGGCATTGAACTGCAGCATGGCGTTCTGGTAAGATTTGCCATGCATATGATCTAGATAAGATGTTTTAACACGTGATGGAACTCCTCGTCAATTTTTTGGCACTATACACAACCTTTAAGCTTGAAGAACCTGACAGTGAACTATGTGAGTTTTGAGTCGGTTTCTACCAGCAAGGCTAGACAACATATTTGTGATCAAGGTCTTGAAATGTCCTTTCCCTGCAATAGTTTCCCATAACTGTTCAGCAGAAGATCCTTTCAAATCTTCAAGTTTTGAAACATCAACCAGAGAAATGCTCATATTGTTCCGGATAATACACAGTTTCCCATTGAGGGGGACAAGGGCAGCGGCCTCCAAAGCCCGTGAGCTTCCCAAATGCACTCGACTGTCAATATGCTTGCTCCACGAATCAGTAGCATCATCGTAAACCCTAAGTTTGCAGCCATCCTTGCATTCTAAAGCATAAAGTATTCCATTAAGGGTAGTGCTAGGGTTCCTCCACCCGGAAACCATTCCATCTTGAACAGGGTACCAACGATCATTCTCTGGCTGATAGACCTCACTCAGAACCTGTCGATGAGAACCAAGTCCCTTTAGAAACCACTTCCCATCATAGACAACTCCAATGAAAGGAACCATTGCAGTGCTCATATCTGAAATAAATGACCATCGATTTTTGTTGGGATCATAAACTTCCGCCGATCTCAACGACCGATGTACACCTTCATTCTCCCCACCAGCCACATATAGACAATTGTTTATAACGCAGGAGCCAAAGAAGTTCCGCCTGCGAAGCATGTCTGGAGCACGGTGCCATTTATTTGTTCTAGTACTATAAAAAATGACACGTCTCATGGATCCCTTTAGTGGATCCTTCCCACCAAACAAGTATAGGTGACAGCCATTCAGAACAGCACAGCCAAAACCAAGAGCTCCAGAATATTCCTTAGGAACAGGAGGCAGGGGCTGCCATTGTTGATATACAGGATCAAAAGCATGCCAAGAGATTTTCCCATCTCGGTCTCTCTTAATGACATATATCCACTCTTCTGTTATTCCGAGACTCTTGCGCAGAGAGTAAAAAAAGTTACCAATCAAAAGCCTATACCATCTTTTGCAGACTAGCCGAAGTTTACGGTGTTCAATCCGCGGGACTCGGATTAGGCAAGCAATAGCAAGATCATCAGGGAGTCCTGGAAGTAGTGGGGATTGATTGCAACTTCTGTCACCACGTGCTGGCTTGTTTCTTGTCGGGTGAATGGAATGTTTAATGTCAGGCCGAAGACAGAGCTTTGTTCCAGGAACATACTTCTTTGCTCCAGTAACAGTTCTCAGGCTTGTATCTACTCTACATAAACATGAAGTAGTATCAACCTGCACagacatgtgaagttatgattTATGAACTCAACTCAAAGAAACTTGTACAAACAAACTAAAAGAATCAGCAGATAGAGAAATAATGAGGACAGTCATTCCAGTTAAGATAACGTACATACATATCAGCTCATCATCAATACATAAATAATGAGAAATAAAAACTATAATCATCTTTGTgacattttgatgaaaaatgatCTGCATGTGTTTGTATAATCTGTATGAAACACCATATGAAAAGACAACTCAATTGACAACTCATGATAGCATTAAGTACATGCAAATACAGAATAAACATAGCACTTTAGCGATGAACCATCTCAAATTTCTGAGAATTACACAGTAGGATTAAGGAAAATATTATCCCTATGTGAACACCtagattataaaataaattgaattgtaTGCATTTTTCATCTATTACACAACCCAGAAACCTAAAGGAACATGCATCCCAGTGATTCAAATGCAAAAAATAGAACATACAAGGGTAATAGAAGAAAAGTTCAATGAgtaatcaaattcaaatttcaacaaaacaaaatctcaAAACCTTAAAATAACTATCTTCTTAAAGATCAATCCCTAAGTCTTCGCTTCATTACTAAAGCTCAttttaagattaattttttttcttttctaaatcTCATTCAAAACAGCATATTAGGAAAACCAAACTCCGATGATCTAAACATTACAAGTTCCGATCTCTTCCAAACAAACAACCTTGGCAGCATTGGTTTACATCAAAAGCTAACCATGAAATGACATATATAAACTACCAATAAAAAGATTAAGAAAAAAGTAAAAGCAAAATTACCAAAGGAGGTTGAAGAACTCTATCCATCTTCCTTGTCTGCAAGGGTTCAAAGCAAAAGTGCAGCACAAAAAATCAAGTCTTTATCACTCAAACACCATACCCAACACAAAATTTGAGAGAATCAAGTCTCATAAAGAAAACCCATttgagatataaaaaaaatagcaaagaaTCAAtcaagtaaaataaaatgtcCTAAATCttatcttgtgagttaaaaagagagtaaaaaaaaacactaaatgCGATACAGCAGGAAATTGGAACAAAGGGGAAGCACTGAAAGAGGTAAAGATACCCTTTTGATTCTTAGAATGAAAAATTCAGTGGAATTTAGGGCCCATCACCTCTAAGAGTGTGTTGAAGAAGAGAAATTGTAGAAGTAGAAGAGAGGGTAAAGAttataagagagagagagagagagagagagaataaaaaCAATtggaaaaatgaattaaaaggaaaaaaggaGTAGAGAAAATGATGAGAGCACAGCACCTTGGTGAATGTTAATTGGAGattgaagaaaagaagaagattttGACAAAGTTGGGTGTTTTGGAAGATAGctattgttgttttgtttggagGGTTTGGGATGACAAGTCAAAACTACAAGTACTGTAATAGTCTACTCCGTTGAACATTGCAACAATCCACCTTTTAAGAAAGAAAACTCTCCCCTGATGAGGAAACTCTCAAGTAACTCGGTTCGGAGTCGGTTCTTACATCAATTGCTTCTAGTTCTATTCTGATTGCAATTGTATAGATCGAACTGTAATTTTCTCTGttaagttcagcgtcaatcatcactaaaccaactaacgatcgataaaaattaatgttaaataCATTTGATAAAGATGataatttaaaaggaaaatgatAACTAGTATTAGGGTCGGGAACATGCAGGCCAGCCTCGGCCTGacctacgatttttcttcagACCTGAGTCTGGCCTatggcctatcaaatgttatttattttggccTGACATGAGCTTTTTAAAGTCTGACATGaccttgtagcctatttaaaagtaTGTGTTACATAAAggtctctatatagtctttttaaataggttaAACAGACCTTAAAAGcatatttcacatttaaatttttataatttcttcaacattaagaaaaagcgaataaaatgattagcacaataattaaaagttaataaaataacaaatatgattaaataataataatatattttttctttggcaaaaaaaatataaataataataattaaatataaacaggtcGGCCTATCAGGATTTGTAGGCTTTTTTAGAAGCATgagcctgacctatttatgtaaacagacttttttcaaagcctaagcctgacatttttaataaacaggtcAGGCTAGGCCGAAGGCGCCCGTAAGCCGCAtgacctattcccaaccctaactAGTATTTTTGGGCACTAGTTAAAGGAACTAAATAAGATATGAAAGTATTGaaatttatgtaatttattttttaaaagtataaagAAAATTCTTTCCTATGCAAAAtttattccttttatttttcttaattagcCCATGACCCATATTAAAGGACGAAGAGGCTATATATAAGTAAGTTAAACACTattttttcatccaaaattttaatatgagCAAATGGATTGAACATTATATcccattcaaaattttaagacattGAAATTAAGATCATctcacttttatatatatatatatatatgtttttttttacacactCACTTATATGTCGTTAAACATTCACTTTAAACATTCAATTTACTTCTTGGTATTAAGGAAGCTTCAATAAATTTTgccgattaaaaaaaaataaaaaatttactaaatagTGTGAAACTTCTAACCTCACTTGCTGCTACACAATAATAATTAGGATATTTCACCTTCACCAAAGATATTCCCATAATTTAGATCATTTGGTTTCTTATTTGAAACTAAT encodes:
- the LOC123924394 gene encoding F-box/kelch-repeat protein At1g55270-like, with protein sequence MDRVLQPPLVDTTSCLCRVDTSLRTVTGAKKYVPGTKLCLRPDIKHSIHPTRNKPARGDRSCNQSPLLPGLPDDLAIACLIRVPRIEHRKLRLVCKRWYRLLIGNFFYSLRKSLGITEEWIYVIKRDRDGKISWHAFDPVYQQWQPLPPVPKEYSGALGFGCAVLNGCHLYLFGGKDPLKGSMRRVIFYSTRTNKWHRAPDMLRRRNFFGSCVINNCLYVAGGENEGVHRSLRSAEVYDPNKNRWSFISDMSTAMVPFIGVVYDGKWFLKGLGSHRQVLSEVYQPENDRWYPVQDGMVSGWRNPSTTLNGILYALECKDGCKLRVYDDATDSWSKHIDSRVHLGSSRALEAAALVPLNGKLCIIRNNMSISLVDVSKLEDLKGSSAEQLWETIAGKGHFKTLITNMLSSLAGRNRLKTHIVHCQVLQA